One window from the genome of Moorena sp. SIOASIH encodes:
- a CDS encoding ATP-binding protein, whose amino-acid sequence MTVNFSRFFRVCNPSKTLNLGRAEDQQYYIDFSKVRGSNIIRELRRTITFSEDEPTCQLFTGHMGCGKSTELSRLKRELEQQGYHVVYFESSNDLDLADVEISDILLTIARQVIQSLEEAKIRLQPTRFQGLVQGAAKLLNSEVTGFKFKVPEFQAGGVGVNIPDEIGFSSQEGEYSLAFGIGEITTKAKNSKDIRSLLRQHLEPRVNNIVEAINTELIEPAQQQLQQQGKAGLVVIVDNLDRIHNKPKSGQRNQPEYLFVDQGEYLNQLKCHVVYTIPLILAFSNDQENLRNRFGCEHLLLPMVQVQEPDGSPSDAGIALLRQMVLARAFPDVEPEQRLSLITKVFDSPQTLDRLCLVSGGHVRNLLVLLRNCLRKDEPPLSRNLVDSVISQRRNELSRAITPDEWQLLRHVAEHKTVRGEEEYQILLKSLFVFEYCNGHGCWYDINPVLADAKELNGSSI is encoded by the coding sequence ATGACAGTGAATTTCAGCAGATTTTTCCGGGTCTGTAATCCCAGTAAAACCCTGAATCTGGGTAGGGCTGAAGACCAACAATATTACATTGATTTTTCCAAGGTGCGGGGCAGCAATATTATTCGAGAACTCAGACGCACCATTACCTTCTCAGAAGACGAGCCGACCTGTCAGTTGTTTACGGGACACATGGGCTGTGGCAAGTCTACCGAGTTATCGCGATTGAAACGGGAATTAGAACAACAGGGATATCATGTCGTTTATTTTGAGTCCTCTAATGACTTGGACCTGGCCGATGTAGAGATCAGTGATATTTTGCTGACCATTGCTCGTCAGGTGATTCAAAGTCTGGAGGAAGCTAAAATTAGACTCCAACCCACCCGCTTCCAAGGGTTAGTGCAAGGGGCGGCTAAGTTGTTAAACTCCGAGGTGACCGGGTTTAAATTCAAAGTTCCTGAGTTTCAGGCCGGTGGTGTAGGGGTTAACATACCTGATGAGATTGGCTTCAGCTCACAAGAGGGGGAGTATTCCCTAGCCTTTGGGATTGGGGAAATTACTACGAAAGCTAAGAATTCTAAGGACATTCGCTCCCTATTGCGACAACATCTAGAGCCACGGGTCAACAATATTGTAGAAGCGATTAATACAGAACTGATTGAACCAGCTCAACAGCAGCTGCAACAGCAGGGTAAAGCTGGACTAGTGGTGATTGTGGATAATCTTGACCGGATCCATAATAAACCTAAGTCAGGGCAACGGAATCAGCCAGAATATTTGTTTGTAGACCAGGGGGAGTATCTTAATCAACTCAAATGCCATGTGGTCTACACCATTCCCTTGATTTTGGCATTTTCCAATGACCAAGAAAACCTCAGGAATCGGTTTGGTTGTGAGCACCTACTGTTACCGATGGTACAGGTACAAGAACCAGATGGTAGTCCCAGTGATGCCGGAATTGCTTTGCTGCGACAGATGGTCTTAGCTAGAGCGTTTCCAGATGTGGAGCCAGAGCAGCGGCTCAGTTTAATTACAAAAGTGTTTGATAGCCCACAGACATTGGATCGGCTGTGTCTAGTTAGTGGGGGTCATGTCAGAAATTTGCTGGTGCTGCTCCGTAACTGCCTCAGGAAAGACGAGCCGCCTTTATCTCGTAACTTGGTAGACAGTGTGATTAGTCAGCGTCGCAATGAATTGAGTAGGGCAATTACACCGGATGAGTGGCAATTGCTCAGACATGTGGCTGAACACAAAACTGTCAGGGGTGAGGAGGAATACCAAATCCTGTTGAAGAGTTTGTTTGTGTTTGAGTATTGTAATGGTCACGGATGTTGGTATGATATCAATCCGGTGTTAGCTGATGCCAAGGAGTTGAATGGAAGCTCAATCTAA
- a CDS encoding reverse transcriptase N-terminal domain-containing protein, translating to MSKRYSDLWKSQKWKQLRRNLFRLQKRVYKAVRDGDLRKARSLQKLILKSRSAQLLAVRQVTQLNQGKRTAGVDGKKSLTYKERFEVLKRLGDRAENWTHQGLREIPIPKKNGSTRMLKVPTIQDRVWQCLAKFALEPAHEATFSAFSYGFRTGRCAQDAQKLLFLNLKSDRNGINKRVIELDIKKCFDRISHSSIMDRLLAPAGLKLGIFRCLKAGINPEFYDEGRGTPQGGVVSPQKRQYCT from the coding sequence ATGTCAAAAAGATATAGTGACCTATGGAAAAGCCAAAAGTGGAAACAACTCCGCCGGAATCTTTTCCGCCTACAGAAGCGAGTGTACAAAGCGGTTCGAGATGGTGACCTGAGGAAAGCTAGGTCTCTACAAAAACTAATTCTGAAATCCCGCTCAGCACAACTGCTGGCAGTCCGTCAAGTGACTCAGCTTAATCAAGGAAAAAGAACAGCCGGAGTAGATGGGAAAAAATCCCTAACCTACAAAGAACGGTTCGAGGTACTTAAAAGACTAGGCGACCGTGCGGAAAACTGGACGCACCAAGGGTTGAGGGAAATCCCAATACCCAAGAAAAACGGGAGCACGAGAATGTTAAAGGTACCGACAATCCAAGATAGGGTATGGCAATGTTTAGCAAAATTCGCCCTTGAACCAGCCCACGAGGCAACGTTCAGTGCCTTCAGCTACGGGTTTAGGACAGGCAGATGTGCCCAAGACGCACAAAAGCTATTATTCCTAAATTTAAAATCAGATAGAAATGGCATAAATAAAAGGGTAATCGAGTTAGATATCAAGAAGTGCTTTGACCGCATCTCCCATAGCTCCATTATGGATAGATTGCTAGCACCTGCGGGTCTGAAACTGGGGATATTTAGATGTCTAAAAGCAGGCATCAATCCGGAATTCTATGATGAAGGAAGAGGCACACCCCAGGGAGGAGTAGTCAGCCCACAAAAGCGCCAATATTGCACTTGA
- a CDS encoding GNAT family N-acetyltransferase — translation MTEFQIRLAKISDVEPILDFCQYTWENQNDCMHLVLEKRINNPENKVFVVTLDDIPVAMQQVVILSKQEAWRSSLRVDRRYRRRGLSKLLYSHINNYLSQVNVPILRYCVLSDNELMLKIISQRGDKKIDSYSVYKADADTVTSYTNQLIQLDLKHFDDIWSLMIRKDLLDKKQSFYTQLIPKCQTITPELVKNCLLGGKVVGLIQNERLRGIAIQSYSEVSEEEFYIGYLHGEPEILTVLLCELCKLAYSLGKSVVKGLFPLNDSFANALSQAAFQRKLQAEIGIYRSCFKPG, via the coding sequence ATGACTGAATTCCAGATTCGCTTAGCTAAAATTTCAGATGTAGAACCTATCTTAGATTTTTGCCAATATACCTGGGAAAATCAAAACGATTGCATGCACTTAGTATTGGAGAAACGGATTAACAATCCTGAAAATAAAGTTTTTGTAGTTACTCTTGATGATATCCCTGTGGCGATGCAGCAAGTCGTTATTTTGTCAAAACAGGAAGCTTGGCGAAGTTCTTTGAGAGTAGATCGTCGCTATCGACGGCGAGGTTTATCTAAATTATTATATTCACATATAAATAATTATTTATCTCAAGTCAATGTTCCTATATTACGTTACTGTGTCTTGTCTGACAATGAACTAATGTTGAAAATTATATCTCAGCGAGGAGATAAAAAAATAGATAGTTATAGTGTTTATAAAGCTGATGCTGATACTGTTACTTCATATACCAACCAATTAATTCAATTAGATCTGAAACATTTTGATGATATTTGGTCTTTAATGATTAGAAAAGATTTATTAGATAAAAAACAAAGTTTTTACACACAATTAATTCCTAAATGTCAAACTATTACTCCTGAGTTAGTAAAAAACTGTCTGCTTGGGGGAAAAGTTGTCGGATTAATACAAAATGAAAGATTACGAGGTATAGCTATTCAAAGTTACTCGGAAGTTTCAGAGGAAGAGTTTTATATTGGTTATCTTCATGGAGAGCCAGAAATCTTGACAGTGCTTCTCTGTGAATTATGTAAATTAGCCTATTCTTTAGGTAAGTCAGTGGTTAAAGGTCTTTTTCCTTTGAATGATAGTTTCGCAAATGCTCTTTCCCAAGCTGCTTTTCAAAGAAAACTTCAAGCAGAAATAGGGATATATCGCTCTTGTTTCAAACCGGGTTGA
- a CDS encoding sugar-binding protein, whose amino-acid sequence MLETTVNQNQDSLRELIRLITFSQGEFSLILAVGNYGVLRTQIIEQLQEQCSIPIRELVLEQSVKTLYTTIVEELGPEQPEALMVSGIDSVSCIEEVLTATNQIREEFRNFRFPLVLWVTDKLLQMLIRSVPDFHSWSSCVDFVISSGQLIQFIEQTTDQVFAKVVACRETEFLHSSTLNLNKGSAFYVELESARQDLEKRGVALAPELEASLEFVLGRVADNCQEESRQHYERSVALWKQTDNLERRGHVLFCLGLWWVGYAQWHQAEKEQACEQAKACFQESVEVLEQANLPDLAAKYINFWGEALQHQSDWEQLEKVANKALALHQTYSDPFRMARAYGFLAEVAVAKSAWTKGQEYSKQALFLQSTASANIVNPSPEQQTFLDWDKSFAKGWYLFSLGRALLGTMGTQNHLSQCRAVRTQKHVGQLQAALHNLETARAETKPHYDPELYIGILRELHQAYCEQRDYLRAFEIKQDQQGIESRFGFRAFIGAGRLQPKQQANNPVLATVECSERIAPEIAASGREDHVNRLIERMEQERSRLTVIHGQSGAGKSSMIEAGLIPALERKTINTRRVLPVLQRVYRNWIQALGESLTNTLVERLNVASVPTNLDSSALILKQLRKNARQNLLTVLIFDQFEEFLSVCSNPNQRRGFYEFLRDCLNIPYVKVILSMRDDYLHLLLEFKKFKIDLEVINNNILDKRILFDLGNLTPPDAKLYLEGLREQAQFPLEQALIDKLVEDLGKELGEIRPIELQVVGAQLERKKITTLQQYQHLGDHPKAELVNQYLEEVVAACGAENKRVAELLLYLLTDENNTRPLKTRHDLEKELKALAADVDTELERLDLVLEIFVKSGLVLLLPEIDSDRYQLVHDYLVDFIRQRKGADIIAELKADIRAELEKERAELEKEREARRLQKQEAQQRLRKSLLTGLGGFSVVMTILAVIAIGLWQSAQFNKRQAKLAKLNADYQLSFLEKNQLDALLSSIKVGKKINHKIAKTDIEKETLYNLWQTVHLTQERNRLEGHKGSVLSVSVSPDNQLIASASSDQTIKLWSRDGQFIKDLEGHDDGHDDIVWCVSFSPDNQIIASASKDQTVKLWHSDGTLNTLKGHEEGVKWVSFSPDGQTIASASGDQTVKLWNRDGTLIKTLRGHQDAVLSVSFSNDGELIASASKDKTVKLWSRDGRLIKTLRGHEQPVWSVIFSPNSQTIASASDDQTMKLWNRDGRLEKTLEGHDDAINSVSFSPDGEWIASGSSDGKIKLWTSNGTPISTLPGHQNTINQVSFTPDGKMLASASVDFTVKLWSLDQILPKVFQPTYTVYGYGASFSPDGEIIASASRDDNTVKLWNPKKQIRELTLKGHQDFVKGVDFSPDGQLIATASDDRTVKLWNRQGKLLRTLERHRDPVYSVSFSPDSQIIASASKDKTVKLWTREGKLLRTLAEHTDAINRVSFSPDGQLIASASDDKTVKLWKQDGTLITTLPGPSKLSSVSFSPDGKRIVAGAAGGFIVIWSREDISWQEFQSKRVVGHRKAVYDVSFHPDRDIIASASEDGTVKLWDPNGILIGTLTEGSEAVESVNFSPDGETLVSINAANRVSIWNLDYSQLKDVNSLLKRACDQIGNYLNNNPNVNQEDRKLCEGIEEQE is encoded by the coding sequence ATGCTAGAGACAACCGTAAATCAAAACCAAGATTCCTTGAGAGAACTAATCCGACTGATTACTTTTTCTCAGGGAGAATTTTCCTTGATTTTAGCGGTTGGTAACTATGGGGTATTGAGGACACAAATTATTGAGCAGTTGCAGGAGCAATGTTCTATTCCGATCAGGGAGCTGGTCTTAGAGCAATCGGTTAAAACTCTCTATACCACTATTGTGGAAGAGCTAGGTCCGGAACAGCCGGAGGCGTTGATGGTATCTGGGATAGACTCAGTAAGTTGCATTGAGGAAGTGCTGACAGCAACTAACCAGATCCGGGAAGAGTTTCGGAACTTTCGGTTTCCACTGGTGTTGTGGGTGACGGATAAGTTGCTGCAAATGCTAATTCGGTCAGTGCCAGATTTCCACAGTTGGTCAAGCTGTGTTGATTTTGTGATTAGCAGCGGTCAATTAATTCAGTTTATTGAGCAAACCACTGATCAAGTGTTTGCCAAGGTGGTAGCATGCCGTGAAACTGAGTTTTTGCACAGTAGTACTCTGAATTTAAACAAAGGCTCTGCATTTTATGTGGAATTAGAGTCAGCACGACAGGACCTGGAAAAGCGGGGAGTGGCCTTAGCACCTGAGTTAGAAGCAAGTTTGGAATTTGTGCTTGGTCGAGTGGCTGATAATTGTCAAGAAGAGTCTCGACAGCATTATGAGCGCAGTGTAGCTCTGTGGAAACAAACCGATAACCTGGAACGCCGTGGACATGTACTATTCTGTTTAGGCTTGTGGTGGGTTGGTTATGCACAGTGGCATCAAGCTGAGAAGGAACAAGCTTGTGAACAAGCAAAAGCTTGTTTTCAGGAATCTGTTGAGGTTCTTGAGCAGGCTAACCTCCCAGACTTAGCTGCCAAATATATTAATTTTTGGGGAGAGGCACTTCAGCACCAGTCAGATTGGGAGCAGTTAGAGAAAGTGGCCAACAAAGCCTTGGCGCTCCATCAAACCTATTCTGATCCTTTCAGAATGGCACGAGCTTATGGCTTTTTGGCTGAGGTAGCCGTAGCTAAATCCGCCTGGACTAAAGGGCAAGAGTATTCCAAACAAGCGCTTTTTCTGCAATCAACGGCATCAGCTAATATAGTCAATCCCTCACCAGAACAACAAACTTTCTTAGACTGGGACAAGTCTTTTGCCAAGGGTTGGTATTTATTTTCCTTGGGGCGAGCACTGCTTGGGACTATGGGGACGCAAAATCATCTTAGTCAATGTAGGGCTGTGCGGACGCAAAAACATGTTGGTCAATTACAAGCAGCACTTCATAACTTGGAAACCGCTAGAGCAGAAACCAAACCCCACTATGATCCAGAACTTTATATTGGTATCTTGAGGGAATTACACCAGGCCTATTGCGAACAAAGGGACTATCTCAGGGCCTTTGAGATTAAACAAGACCAACAGGGGATTGAGAGCCGGTTTGGGTTTCGGGCATTCATTGGTGCCGGTCGATTGCAGCCTAAGCAGCAGGCAAATAACCCAGTTTTAGCAACGGTTGAGTGTTCAGAAAGGATAGCGCCAGAAATTGCGGCTTCTGGCAGGGAAGACCATGTTAATCGCCTGATTGAGCGCATGGAACAGGAGCGCTCTAGACTAACTGTGATTCATGGACAGTCCGGGGCGGGGAAAAGTTCGATGATTGAGGCGGGATTAATACCAGCATTAGAACGCAAAACCATTAATACCCGTCGGGTATTACCGGTTTTGCAGCGAGTTTATAGGAATTGGATTCAAGCACTAGGCGAATCGTTAACAAATACTCTGGTGGAGAGACTAAATGTAGCATCTGTGCCTACTAACCTTGATTCAAGCGCCCTCATTCTTAAGCAGTTGCGCAAAAATGCTAGGCAAAATTTGCTTACTGTTTTAATTTTTGACCAGTTTGAAGAGTTTTTATCAGTTTGCTCAAACCCCAACCAGAGGCGAGGTTTTTATGAGTTTTTGCGAGACTGTCTGAATATTCCTTATGTGAAGGTAATCTTGTCTATGCGAGACGATTATTTACATTTGCTGTTGGAATTTAAGAAGTTCAAAATCGATTTAGAGGTTATTAATAACAATATTTTAGATAAGAGGATTCTGTTTGACTTGGGGAATCTGACCCCACCAGATGCCAAATTATATCTTGAAGGCTTAAGGGAACAAGCTCAGTTTCCCCTAGAGCAAGCACTGATTGATAAATTAGTGGAGGATTTAGGGAAAGAATTAGGGGAAATTCGACCAATTGAGTTGCAAGTGGTAGGGGCGCAACTGGAACGAAAAAAAATTACCACCCTACAACAGTATCAACACCTAGGAGATCACCCAAAAGCTGAATTAGTCAACCAATACTTAGAAGAAGTAGTGGCAGCCTGTGGTGCTGAGAACAAACGGGTTGCTGAATTACTGTTGTACTTGCTAACGGATGAAAACAACACCCGCCCCCTCAAAACTCGCCATGATTTGGAAAAAGAATTAAAAGCCTTAGCGGCTGATGTAGACACAGAGCTAGAACGATTAGATTTAGTGTTGGAAATTTTTGTAAAATCTGGCTTAGTGCTGCTGTTGCCAGAGATTGATAGCGATCGCTATCAATTAGTCCATGATTATCTGGTCGATTTCATTCGACAACGAAAAGGGGCTGACATCATAGCAGAACTTAAAGCTGACATCAGAGCAGAACTTGAAAAAGAACGAGCAGAACTTGAAAAAGAGCGAGAGGCGCGACGGCTTCAGAAGCAAGAAGCACAACAACGGCTTCGGAAATCGTTGCTGACCGGGTTAGGGGGATTTAGCGTGGTGATGACTATACTAGCGGTGATTGCAATCGGGCTGTGGCAATCGGCACAATTTAACAAAAGACAGGCAAAGCTTGCTAAACTAAACGCTGACTATCAGCTCTCTTTTCTGGAAAAAAATCAGCTTGATGCCCTTTTAAGCAGCATCAAGGTAGGTAAAAAAATAAACCATAAAATAGCCAAAACAGACATTGAAAAAGAGACTTTATATAACCTCTGGCAAACAGTCCACTTAACCCAAGAACGCAATCGTTTAGAGGGACATAAAGGTAGTGTCTTGAGTGTCAGTGTGAGTCCTGATAATCAACTCATTGCCTCAGCTAGCTCTGATCAAACCATCAAACTGTGGAGTCGTGATGGCCAATTCATTAAAGACTTAGAAGGACATGATGATGGACATGATGATATAGTGTGGTGCGTCAGTTTCAGCCCTGATAATCAAATAATTGCCTCTGCCAGTAAAGACCAAACCGTTAAACTCTGGCATAGCGATGGCACCTTAAACACCTTGAAAGGACATGAGGAGGGGGTGAAGTGGGTAAGTTTTAGCCCGGATGGCCAGACCATTGCGTCAGCCAGTGGTGATCAAACAGTTAAACTCTGGAACCGTGATGGGACTTTGATCAAAACCTTAAGAGGACATCAGGATGCTGTTTTGAGCGTTAGTTTTAGCAATGACGGAGAGTTAATTGCTTCCGCCAGTAAAGACAAAACGGTCAAACTCTGGAGCCGTGATGGAAGGTTAATTAAAACCTTGAGGGGACATGAGCAGCCTGTTTGGAGTGTAATTTTCAGTCCCAATAGTCAGACCATTGCTTCAGCTAGTGATGATCAAACCATGAAACTTTGGAACCGTGATGGAAGGTTAGAGAAAACCTTAGAAGGACATGATGATGCGATCAACAGCGTCAGCTTTAGTCCTGATGGTGAGTGGATTGCCTCAGGGAGTAGTGACGGAAAAATCAAACTCTGGACTAGCAATGGTACACCAATTTCAACCCTTCCTGGTCATCAAAATACTATCAATCAGGTTAGTTTCACTCCTGACGGTAAGATGCTAGCCTCAGCCAGTGTTGATTTCACTGTCAAACTTTGGAGTCTTGACCAAATCTTGCCTAAGGTTTTCCAACCTACCTATACAGTCTATGGTTATGGTGCTAGTTTTAGCCCGGATGGTGAGATAATTGCTTCTGCTAGTCGAGATGATAACACGGTCAAACTCTGGAACCCCAAGAAGCAGATTAGGGAACTCACCCTCAAGGGACATCAGGATTTTGTGAAGGGGGTTGATTTCAGCCCCGATGGTCAGTTAATTGCCACCGCCAGTGATGACAGGACGGTGAAACTCTGGAATCGCCAGGGAAAACTGCTGCGTACTCTAGAGAGGCATAGGGATCCAGTTTATAGCGTTAGTTTCAGTCCTGATAGTCAAATCATTGCCTCAGCTAGTAAGGATAAGACAGTGAAACTCTGGACCAGGGAAGGGAAACTGCTACGTACTCTAGCGGAACATACAGATGCCATTAATCGCGTCAGTTTTAGTCCCGATGGTCAGTTAATTGCCTCTGCCAGTGATGACAAGACGGTGAAACTCTGGAAGCAGGACGGAACTCTAATTACTACCCTTCCTGGGCCTAGCAAGTTGTCCTCCGTTAGTTTCAGCCCCGATGGTAAGCGGATTGTGGCAGGTGCTGCTGGTGGTTTTATCGTAATCTGGAGTCGTGAAGACATCTCCTGGCAGGAATTCCAGTCTAAAAGAGTAGTAGGGCATAGAAAAGCTGTTTATGATGTAAGTTTCCACCCCGATCGAGATATTATTGCTTCTGCTAGTGAAGACGGCACAGTTAAACTATGGGACCCCAATGGAATTTTAATCGGAACCTTAACCGAGGGTTCTGAAGCTGTGGAGTCTGTGAATTTCAGTCCAGACGGTGAAACCCTAGTCTCGATTAACGCAGCGAATCGGGTGAGTATTTGGAATTTAGATTACAGTCAATTAAAGGATGTGAATTCCCTACTGAAGCGTGCTTGTGATCAAATCGGTAATTATCTGAACAATAATCCGAACGTGAACCAAGAAGACAGAAAACTCTGTGAGGGAATTGAGGAGCAAGAGTAA
- a CDS encoding GNAT family N-acetyltransferase: MTEFQIRLAKISDVEPILAFCQYTWENQKDYMHLVLEKRINNPENKVFVVTLDDIPVAMQQVVILSKQEAWRSSLRVDRRYRRRGLSKLLYSHINKYLSQVNVPILRYCVYSDNEIMLKIISQRGDEKLDSYSLYQAATIASATNQLIQLDLNHFDDILSLIYNNILLDKKQSFYTKIITKCQTLTPELLKDCLVGGKVFGLRQNERLRGIAIQSYSELSEEEFYIGYLHGEPEILTVLLCELCKLAYSLGKSVVKGLFPLNDIFANALSQAAFQRINQAEIGIYRSSFKIDN; this comes from the coding sequence ATGACTGAATTCCAGATTCGCTTAGCTAAAATTTCAGATGTAGAACCTATCTTGGCTTTCTGCCAATATACGTGGGAAAATCAAAAAGATTACATGCACTTAGTATTGGAGAAACGGATTAACAATCCTGAAAATAAAGTTTTTGTAGTTACTCTTGATGATATCCCTGTGGCGATGCAGCAAGTCGTTATTTTGTCAAAACAGGAAGCTTGGCGAAGTTCTTTGAGAGTAGATCGTCGCTATCGACGGCGAGGTTTATCTAAATTATTATATTCACATATAAATAAGTATTTATCTCAAGTAAATGTTCCTATCTTACGTTACTGTGTCTATTCTGACAATGAAATAATGTTGAAAATTATCTCTCAGCGAGGAGATGAAAAACTAGATAGTTATAGTCTTTATCAAGCTGCTACTATTGCTTCAGCAACCAACCAATTAATTCAATTAGATCTGAATCATTTTGATGATATTTTGTCTTTAATATATAACAATATTTTATTAGATAAAAAACAAAGTTTTTACACAAAAATAATTACCAAATGTCAAACGCTTACTCCTGAGTTATTAAAAGACTGTCTGGTTGGAGGAAAAGTTTTCGGATTAAGACAAAATGAAAGATTACGAGGTATAGCTATTCAAAGTTACTCGGAACTTTCAGAGGAAGAGTTTTATATTGGTTATCTTCATGGAGAGCCAGAAATCTTGACAGTGCTTCTCTGTGAATTATGCAAATTAGCCTATTCTTTAGGTAAGTCAGTTGTTAAAGGTCTTTTTCCTTTGAATGATATTTTCGCAAATGCTCTTTCCCAAGCTGCTTTTCAAAGAATAAATCAAGCAGAAATAGGGATATATCGCTCTTCTTTCAAAATTGATAATTAA
- a CDS encoding transposase: MARSNTSEPQAATGSLTQLVSLALENAQELSKLQSATASSAVTNKKTTSPDKSHTCIPSSRKRKSSKTSAVDSTIKEQVFEPYWDDLCAVISSRLLLPVETDLPDLGLNSLSTWSVSTVEKSWFSTNLKVAQNQSLPQIFSESFTSSHAVDTDSENTAKKSKKIRVFLNPEQRLMVRQWFGVSRYVFNKTIKILVKGETKANWFAIKTSILNDLPEWCKAVPYQIKSIAIKDACTAVREAKKKYNLTGQINRVRFRSRKNPVQSCYIPKSAVSVKGIYHTKLGELSLAETLPDNICDCRLTSTNGDYYLIVPYKTAHVKAENQGRVVALDPGVRTFLTFFSQTSIGKIGHGDFSRIQRLCQHLDNLISKISKTKGKPKYRMRKAARRIIIKIQNLINELHHKAARFLVDNFDVILLPTFETSQMSKKPNRKLRSKTVRNMLSFAHYRFKEFLKHKATENGKVVVDVCEAYTSKTVSWTGELINIGGSKTIKSKIDGQVMDRDINGARGIFLRALGDTPWLRNQLALAG; this comes from the coding sequence ATGGCACGATCAAATACGAGCGAACCCCAAGCGGCTACCGGCTCTTTGACACAGCTAGTCTCCTTAGCCTTGGAAAATGCACAGGAGTTGAGCAAGCTACAATCTGCTACTGCCTCCTCAGCAGTAACAAACAAAAAGACGACCTCGCCAGACAAGTCGCATACATGCATTCCCTCTTCCCGGAAGCGGAAATCATCAAAGACATCGGCTGTTGACTCAACTATAAAAGAACAGGTCTTCGAGCCATATTGGGACGACTTATGCGCTGTGATCAGCTCACGATTGTTGTTGCCTGTAGAGACTGACTTACCCGATTTGGGTTTGAACTCTTTGAGTACTTGGTCAGTCTCAACGGTGGAAAAATCTTGGTTCTCGACCAACCTGAAAGTTGCCCAGAATCAGAGCTTACCGCAGATCTTCTCTGAATCATTCACGTCTTCTCATGCCGTGGACACGGACTCAGAAAATACGGCCAAAAAATCAAAGAAGATTCGAGTGTTCCTAAACCCTGAACAGCGGTTGATGGTTCGTCAGTGGTTTGGAGTGTCCCGTTACGTTTTCAATAAAACCATCAAAATACTTGTCAAAGGCGAAACCAAAGCTAACTGGTTTGCCATCAAGACTAGTATCTTGAATGACCTCCCTGAGTGGTGCAAAGCAGTACCTTATCAAATCAAATCTATAGCGATAAAGGATGCCTGTACCGCCGTTAGGGAGGCTAAGAAAAAGTATAATTTGACTGGACAAATTAATCGTGTTCGATTTCGTTCCCGTAAGAATCCTGTTCAGTCCTGCTATATTCCAAAGTCGGCTGTCTCGGTAAAAGGAATCTATCACACAAAGTTAGGTGAATTGAGCCTTGCCGAGACACTCCCTGATAACATTTGTGATTGTCGATTAACCAGCACCAACGGGGATTATTACTTAATAGTCCCCTACAAAACAGCTCACGTTAAAGCCGAAAACCAAGGTAGAGTAGTTGCTTTAGATCCCGGTGTTAGGACTTTTTTGACATTTTTCAGTCAAACTTCAATCGGAAAAATAGGGCATGGTGACTTTTCTCGGATTCAAAGGCTTTGCCAACACCTAGATAATCTGATTTCAAAGATCAGCAAGACTAAGGGTAAGCCAAAATATCGAATGAGAAAAGCGGCCAGACGGATAATAATCAAAATCCAGAACTTGATCAACGAGTTACATCATAAGGCTGCCAGATTCCTAGTTGACAATTTCGATGTAATATTGCTTCCAACATTTGAAACTTCTCAGATGTCCAAAAAGCCGAATCGCAAGCTTAGATCTAAAACCGTTCGTAACATGCTTTCTTTTGCTCATTATCGGTTTAAAGAGTTCCTGAAACATAAAGCAACAGAAAACGGTAAAGTTGTTGTCGATGTCTGCGAAGCTTATACCAGTAAGACCGTTAGCTGGACTGGCGAATTAATCAATATTGGTGGCAGTAAAACTATCAAATCAAAGATTGATGGTCAAGTGATGGATCGTGATATTAATGGCGCTCGCGGGATATTCCTGAGGGCTTTGGGAGATACCCCCTGGCTGAGAAATCAGCTTGCATTGGCGGGCTAA